The Argiope bruennichi chromosome 9, qqArgBrue1.1, whole genome shotgun sequence genome contains a region encoding:
- the LOC129985255 gene encoding uncharacterized protein LOC129985255 isoform X1: MMEPAVEREFSALGGLFQHIISDLKNSAPIWEDFLFKASKFHGQLRSTILASTSFLDSFQKIADMATSTRGATKEIGSALTRLCLRQRSVEAKLQIFANALQEGLVGPLQEKVEEWKKTVNNLDKEHSKEYKRAKQDLKKKSSDTLKLQKKVRKVGVIDIRRTLDYALQDVTDKYLLLEEIEKQSVRKALIEERSHYCLFVGYLQPVLESEIAMLHEINHIQEIIDTLSKITGDPHLLPSASEQVITDVKKSENTWSFHETPPGSPRSLGSRKSSVCSISSINSSSSGSLKSHSSRHLSHSQVQTLGRKHLNSVASQDSGFTSQDTLFYNNMNASAEYSQLCTFQESIPATFSTPSSPVPDVTSTWPNLQESNSPEKDSSSLLNKYQRPHTISSAYEKSNHNRPALTVHTFLPLDQTPDLRSNYGTVGTFKSFGSKFKDRNCSSQPGTPVYSRPSLPERSDNCYRPKPILPEKSASVKAKHDKLYSEPNKSVPDFNRTPPDQVVPHPIYANASDLASKKSLSDEIYSGVSESTEVQNRKEFAAVLNEGLLMQSKWIRSEKSFSESESSAPSVPKHGRSAGGSSETLPRSRGSFTEDQILEWQFQNLGFSNESNMVNQQGNQRRPMSIAGISTGFLLPRKANTLQRVGSCAGPKPPTPVRRSSSITTSASQGKISEASVLSKPESSAQSMSSGAGETRYSPNLREFKRSHSTLSSPQEKFGHTLRHVEIGNLSEKSNSSSSLNKEASNSENNIVTDVSDSRARLIHDLNSVMQQRKSTLKKQTSQGDPPVVPPRNTSKQEQNGSKSNEHFASVDNALYGRFTKKEKTPHTFNAKPVHSQELQKQFHQKPRLKECLSQGDLFHCSKDWDQPFKHKNGNDVPDNDRLLKRSFVAALNARLAEHQRIESQTDDKPHIAPWLKNDKNYLTWNSGFHRLTPQVSLMDQIKQGTRLRRVTCNDRSSPRFA; the protein is encoded by the exons gtGCTACGAAAGAAATTGGATCAGCCTTAACCCGGTTGTGTTTGAGGCAGAGAAGTGTTGAAGCAAAATTGCAAATCTTCGCAAA TGCTTTACAGGAAGGTTTAGTCGGCCCTCTACAAGAAAAAGTCGAAGAATGGAAGAAAACAGTTAATAATCTCGATAAAGAACATTCGAAGG AATATAAGCGAGCCAAGCAGGATCTGAAAAAGAAGTCATCAGATACTTTGAAACTCCAGAAGAAAGTCAGGAAAG ttGGTGTCATCGATATCAGGAGGACTCTGGATTATGCACTTCAGGATGTAACAGACAAATATCTTCTGCTCGAAGAAATCGAGAAGCAATCTGTTCGTAAAGCCTTAATTGAAGAGAGGAGTCATTATTGCTTATTTGTTGGATATTTGCAACCAGTTTTA GAATCTGAAATAGCTATGCTGCATGAAATCAATCATATTCAGGAAATAATTGACACCCTTTCAAAAATAACTGGTGATCCTCATCTTTTACCTTCTGCTAGTGAACAAGTTATCACTGATGttaagaaatctgaaaatacTTGGTCCTTTCATGAG ACACCTCCTGGATCTCCAAGATCATTAGGTTCTCGAAAATCAAGTGTTTGCAGCATCAGTAGTATCAATAGTTCTTCTAGTGGAAGCTTGAAATCTCACTCCTCTCGTCATCTTTCCCATTCACAAGTACAG actTTGGGCAGGAAACATTTAAATAGCGTTGCTTCACAAGATTCTGGTTTTACTTCTCAAgacactttattttataataatatgaatgctTCAGCTGAATATTCTCAG CTGTGTACCTTTCAAGAATCCATTCCAGCGACTTTCAGTACTCCTTCATCACCAGTACCTGATGTCACATCCACTTGGCCCAACCTCCAGGAATCAAATTCACCAGAGAAGGATTCCTCCAGTTTGCTGAATAAGTATCAACGACCACACACTATATCATCAG CTTATGAGAAATCCAATCATAATCGTCCTGCATTAACAGTGCATACATTTCTACCTCTTGACCAAACTCCAGATTTAAGGAGTAACTATGGAACGGTTGGAACTTTCAAATCTTTTGGAAGCAAGTTTAAGGATAGAAACTGCAGCAGTCAACCTGGAACTCCAGTATACAGCAGACCTTCTCTACCGGAGAG gAGTGATAACTGTTATAGGCCTAAACCAATTCTTCCTGAAAAATCTGCTTCTGTGAAAGCAAAACATGATAAATTATACAGTGAACCTAATAAAAGCGTTCCTGATTTCAACAGAACACCACCTGATCAAG ttgttccTCATCCCATTTATGCCAATGCTTCTGATTTAGCTTCAAAAAAGTCACTGAGTGATGAAATTTATTCAGGTGTATCAGAAAGTACAGAG GTACAAAATCGTAAGGAATTTGCTGCTGTTTTGAATGAAGGACTTTTGATGCAGTCCAAATGGATTCGATCCGAGAAATCTTTTTCTGAAAGTGAATCATCAGCTCCTTCTGTTCCAAAGCATGGCCGTTCTGCAGGAGGCAGTAGTGAAACTCTTCCCAGATCAAGAG GAAGCTTCACAGAAGACCAAATTTTAGAATGGCAGTTTCAGAATTTAGGTTTCTCAAATGAGTCAAATATGGTAAACCAACAAGGTAATCAGCGTAGACCTATGTCAATTgcag GTATTTCGACGGGATTTTTACTACCACGTAAAGCAAACACCTTACAGCGAGTTGGATCCTGTGCTGGTCCTAAACCTCCAACCCCTGTGCGAAGATCTTCCTCCATTACAACATCAGCATCTCAAGGGAAAATTTCTGAAGCTAGTGTATTAAGTAAACCTGAAAGCTCTGCACAATCTATGAGTTCTGGCGCTGGTGAAACCAGATATTCTCCAAATCTCAGAGAATTCAAGAGAAGTCATTCTACATTATCTTCACCCCAAGAAAAATTCGGACATACCCTAAGGCATGTGGAAATAGGCAACTTATCTGAGAAAAGCAATAGTAGTTCATCTCTAAATAAGGAGGCTTCAAATTCCGAAAACAATATTGTAACCGATGTATCAGACAGTAGAGCTCGTCTGATACATGATTTAAACTCTGTCATGCAACAGAGAAAGAGCACATTAAAGAAGCAAACTAGCCAAGGTGACCCTCCTGTTGTTCCTCCTCGGAATACTTCAAAGCAGGAACAAAATGGCTCTAAGTCAAATGAACACTTTGCATCAGTGGACAATGCCCTGTATGGCCGTTtcacaaaaaaagagaaaacgcCTCACACTTTCAATGCTAAGCCGGTGCACTCACAAGAGCTTCAGAAACAGTTTCATCAAAAGCCAAGGCTCAAAGAATGCTTGTCTCAAGGAGATCTCTTCCACTGCTCTAAGGACTGGGACCAGCCGTTCAAGCATAAGAATGGCAATGATGTACCTGATAATGATCGACTTCTGAAACGATCGTTTGTTGCAGCCCTAAATGCCAGGCTGGCCGAACACCAGCGTATCGAATCACAGACTGATGACAAGCCCCACATTGCTCCATGGTTAAAGAACGACAAAAATTACCTGACGTGGAATTCTGGGTTTCATCGTTTGACACCCCAAGTTTCATTGATGGATCAGATAAAACAGGGCACAAGGCTTCGTAGGGTCACCTGCAATGATAGATCTTCTCCCCGTTTTGCGTGA
- the LOC129985255 gene encoding protein MTSS 1-like isoform X2 has translation MMEPAVEREFSALGGLFQHIISDLKNSAPIWEDFLFKASKFHGQLRSTILASTSFLDSFQKIADMATSTRGATKEIGSALTRLCLRQRSVEAKLQIFANALQEGLVGPLQEKVEEWKKTVNNLDKEHSKEYKRAKQDLKKKSSDTLKLQKKVRKVGVIDIRRTLDYALQDVTDKYLLLEEIEKQSVRKALIEERSHYCLFVGYLQPVLESEIAMLHEINHIQEIIDTLSKITGDPHLLPSASEQVITDVKKSENTWSFHETPPGSPRSLGSRKSSVCSISSINSSSSGSLKSHSSRHLSHSQVQLCTFQESIPATFSTPSSPVPDVTSTWPNLQESNSPEKDSSSLLNKYQRPHTISSAYEKSNHNRPALTVHTFLPLDQTPDLRSNYGTVGTFKSFGSKFKDRNCSSQPGTPVYSRPSLPERSDNCYRPKPILPEKSASVKAKHDKLYSEPNKSVPDFNRTPPDQVVPHPIYANASDLASKKSLSDEIYSGVSESTEVQNRKEFAAVLNEGLLMQSKWIRSEKSFSESESSAPSVPKHGRSAGGSSETLPRSRGSFTEDQILEWQFQNLGFSNESNMVNQQGNQRRPMSIAGISTGFLLPRKANTLQRVGSCAGPKPPTPVRRSSSITTSASQGKISEASVLSKPESSAQSMSSGAGETRYSPNLREFKRSHSTLSSPQEKFGHTLRHVEIGNLSEKSNSSSSLNKEASNSENNIVTDVSDSRARLIHDLNSVMQQRKSTLKKQTSQGDPPVVPPRNTSKQEQNGSKSNEHFASVDNALYGRFTKKEKTPHTFNAKPVHSQELQKQFHQKPRLKECLSQGDLFHCSKDWDQPFKHKNGNDVPDNDRLLKRSFVAALNARLAEHQRIESQTDDKPHIAPWLKNDKNYLTWNSGFHRLTPQVSLMDQIKQGTRLRRVTCNDRSSPRFA, from the exons gtGCTACGAAAGAAATTGGATCAGCCTTAACCCGGTTGTGTTTGAGGCAGAGAAGTGTTGAAGCAAAATTGCAAATCTTCGCAAA TGCTTTACAGGAAGGTTTAGTCGGCCCTCTACAAGAAAAAGTCGAAGAATGGAAGAAAACAGTTAATAATCTCGATAAAGAACATTCGAAGG AATATAAGCGAGCCAAGCAGGATCTGAAAAAGAAGTCATCAGATACTTTGAAACTCCAGAAGAAAGTCAGGAAAG ttGGTGTCATCGATATCAGGAGGACTCTGGATTATGCACTTCAGGATGTAACAGACAAATATCTTCTGCTCGAAGAAATCGAGAAGCAATCTGTTCGTAAAGCCTTAATTGAAGAGAGGAGTCATTATTGCTTATTTGTTGGATATTTGCAACCAGTTTTA GAATCTGAAATAGCTATGCTGCATGAAATCAATCATATTCAGGAAATAATTGACACCCTTTCAAAAATAACTGGTGATCCTCATCTTTTACCTTCTGCTAGTGAACAAGTTATCACTGATGttaagaaatctgaaaatacTTGGTCCTTTCATGAG ACACCTCCTGGATCTCCAAGATCATTAGGTTCTCGAAAATCAAGTGTTTGCAGCATCAGTAGTATCAATAGTTCTTCTAGTGGAAGCTTGAAATCTCACTCCTCTCGTCATCTTTCCCATTCACAAGTACAG CTGTGTACCTTTCAAGAATCCATTCCAGCGACTTTCAGTACTCCTTCATCACCAGTACCTGATGTCACATCCACTTGGCCCAACCTCCAGGAATCAAATTCACCAGAGAAGGATTCCTCCAGTTTGCTGAATAAGTATCAACGACCACACACTATATCATCAG CTTATGAGAAATCCAATCATAATCGTCCTGCATTAACAGTGCATACATTTCTACCTCTTGACCAAACTCCAGATTTAAGGAGTAACTATGGAACGGTTGGAACTTTCAAATCTTTTGGAAGCAAGTTTAAGGATAGAAACTGCAGCAGTCAACCTGGAACTCCAGTATACAGCAGACCTTCTCTACCGGAGAG gAGTGATAACTGTTATAGGCCTAAACCAATTCTTCCTGAAAAATCTGCTTCTGTGAAAGCAAAACATGATAAATTATACAGTGAACCTAATAAAAGCGTTCCTGATTTCAACAGAACACCACCTGATCAAG ttgttccTCATCCCATTTATGCCAATGCTTCTGATTTAGCTTCAAAAAAGTCACTGAGTGATGAAATTTATTCAGGTGTATCAGAAAGTACAGAG GTACAAAATCGTAAGGAATTTGCTGCTGTTTTGAATGAAGGACTTTTGATGCAGTCCAAATGGATTCGATCCGAGAAATCTTTTTCTGAAAGTGAATCATCAGCTCCTTCTGTTCCAAAGCATGGCCGTTCTGCAGGAGGCAGTAGTGAAACTCTTCCCAGATCAAGAG GAAGCTTCACAGAAGACCAAATTTTAGAATGGCAGTTTCAGAATTTAGGTTTCTCAAATGAGTCAAATATGGTAAACCAACAAGGTAATCAGCGTAGACCTATGTCAATTgcag GTATTTCGACGGGATTTTTACTACCACGTAAAGCAAACACCTTACAGCGAGTTGGATCCTGTGCTGGTCCTAAACCTCCAACCCCTGTGCGAAGATCTTCCTCCATTACAACATCAGCATCTCAAGGGAAAATTTCTGAAGCTAGTGTATTAAGTAAACCTGAAAGCTCTGCACAATCTATGAGTTCTGGCGCTGGTGAAACCAGATATTCTCCAAATCTCAGAGAATTCAAGAGAAGTCATTCTACATTATCTTCACCCCAAGAAAAATTCGGACATACCCTAAGGCATGTGGAAATAGGCAACTTATCTGAGAAAAGCAATAGTAGTTCATCTCTAAATAAGGAGGCTTCAAATTCCGAAAACAATATTGTAACCGATGTATCAGACAGTAGAGCTCGTCTGATACATGATTTAAACTCTGTCATGCAACAGAGAAAGAGCACATTAAAGAAGCAAACTAGCCAAGGTGACCCTCCTGTTGTTCCTCCTCGGAATACTTCAAAGCAGGAACAAAATGGCTCTAAGTCAAATGAACACTTTGCATCAGTGGACAATGCCCTGTATGGCCGTTtcacaaaaaaagagaaaacgcCTCACACTTTCAATGCTAAGCCGGTGCACTCACAAGAGCTTCAGAAACAGTTTCATCAAAAGCCAAGGCTCAAAGAATGCTTGTCTCAAGGAGATCTCTTCCACTGCTCTAAGGACTGGGACCAGCCGTTCAAGCATAAGAATGGCAATGATGTACCTGATAATGATCGACTTCTGAAACGATCGTTTGTTGCAGCCCTAAATGCCAGGCTGGCCGAACACCAGCGTATCGAATCACAGACTGATGACAAGCCCCACATTGCTCCATGGTTAAAGAACGACAAAAATTACCTGACGTGGAATTCTGGGTTTCATCGTTTGACACCCCAAGTTTCATTGATGGATCAGATAAAACAGGGCACAAGGCTTCGTAGGGTCACCTGCAATGATAGATCTTCTCCCCGTTTTGCGTGA